A region from the Arthrobacter gengyunqii genome encodes:
- a CDS encoding peptide deformylase: MPSETSLIRDLVLPLLETDLPPIVQLGHPALRAEALPYDGQLDSSELTALIDLMRRVMHAAPGVGLAAPQLGIPLQIAVLEDAFEDPEQTDVRDRRPLPFFAAINPVCTPASEDLVEFFEGCLSFNGYQGAVPRYRTVSLQYTDAQGAASRRVFEGWQARIVQHETDHLAGTVYVDKVLTRSLCSNAEYLRRWASPSIDEARRGLGF; this comes from the coding sequence GTGCCCTCAGAAACCTCACTCATCCGCGATCTTGTTCTCCCGCTGCTGGAAACGGATCTGCCGCCGATCGTTCAACTGGGTCATCCCGCCCTGCGGGCGGAAGCGCTCCCCTACGACGGCCAACTCGACAGCAGCGAACTCACTGCCCTGATCGATCTCATGCGCCGGGTTATGCATGCGGCTCCCGGGGTGGGGCTGGCTGCCCCGCAGCTGGGCATTCCGCTGCAGATCGCCGTGCTCGAAGATGCGTTTGAGGATCCGGAGCAGACTGACGTCCGCGATCGCCGTCCACTGCCCTTCTTCGCCGCCATCAACCCCGTCTGCACGCCTGCGTCCGAAGACCTGGTGGAATTCTTCGAGGGCTGCCTCTCATTCAACGGCTATCAGGGCGCCGTCCCGCGCTACCGGACCGTTTCCCTGCAGTACACCGACGCGCAGGGGGCAGCCTCCCGGCGTGTTTTCGAAGGCTGGCAGGCTCGGATTGTGCAGCATGAAACCGACCATCTGGCCGGCACGGTCTATGTCGACAAGGTCCTGACCCGGTCGCTGTGCAGCAACGCCGAATACCTGCGCCGCTGGGCCTCGCCCTCCATTGACGAGGCCCGGCGGGGACTGGGCTTTTAG
- a CDS encoding S9 family peptidase — protein sequence MKPCDLDLLTSVSAPTIHPDGTHAVVSATRPDFTADAYVGQLWSVPLADGGVPGRITLGFSDTQPRFSPDGEILAFLRSAPGSKPQLFAVPAAGGEPVQLTDSALGVSWFRFSPNSTQVVFTSRVPLHGRYGTVDGVGPGAEDPRLISSYKYRANGAGYTADKRVQAFLLDLPALDAEPWIEPAGRAKEALSEDAPERFPAVRQLTAANADASAPVFSADGKRVLFTAALHDGADEDLVSDVYALELSGGEPERLTNTGTGAGSLLGADTPTPSDDGEWLFFLASELSASGTDFVARNTSLYVMPSDASAPAVRLTDPENVDLAEGGIVPAGGSAVLVFNRTRGTVELLQINAWGEQQVLVSGPRVIQGAAAAAGAVVVSYADADTMGEVAAVEAGRLRTLTDFSARLRSRALPVPVEEETHPSRDGYPVHGWVVLPEGPGPHPVLLNIHGGPFAQFDCAYFDEAQAYAAAGYAVVQCNPRGSAGYGQEHGRVIKEAMGTVDLDDVLSFLEGVLRAHPDLDGERLGVMGGSYGGYLSAWTIANDHRFTAAIVERGFLDPLSFIGSADIGWFFSAAYTGADPDKVLSQSPMARVGEVRTPTLVIHSEEDLRCPVEQAQRYYTALKQHGVPAELLLFPGENHELSRAGTPWHRRQRFEHILRWWARWLPTPANQGETAGLSDAVVA from the coding sequence GTGAAACCATGTGATCTGGATCTCCTGACGTCTGTTTCTGCTCCTACTATCCACCCGGACGGCACGCATGCCGTGGTGTCCGCCACCCGGCCCGATTTCACGGCCGACGCCTACGTAGGCCAACTCTGGTCCGTGCCCCTGGCCGACGGCGGTGTTCCGGGCCGCATAACGCTCGGCTTCTCCGACACCCAGCCCCGGTTCTCGCCGGACGGAGAAATTCTCGCCTTCCTGCGCTCCGCTCCCGGCAGCAAACCGCAGCTCTTCGCTGTTCCTGCGGCGGGCGGGGAACCGGTGCAGCTCACCGATTCCGCGCTGGGCGTGAGCTGGTTCCGTTTTTCGCCGAATTCCACCCAAGTGGTGTTCACCTCTCGGGTACCCCTGCACGGCCGGTACGGAACGGTCGACGGCGTTGGTCCGGGTGCGGAGGATCCACGCCTGATCAGCAGCTACAAGTACCGGGCCAACGGTGCCGGCTACACGGCGGACAAACGCGTGCAGGCTTTCCTTCTGGATCTGCCGGCGCTGGACGCCGAACCTTGGATTGAGCCGGCGGGCCGGGCCAAAGAGGCTCTCAGCGAGGATGCCCCGGAGCGGTTCCCTGCGGTCCGGCAACTCACCGCCGCCAACGCCGATGCCTCGGCGCCGGTCTTTTCAGCCGACGGCAAACGCGTCCTGTTTACTGCCGCACTCCATGACGGTGCCGACGAGGATCTGGTGTCCGACGTCTACGCCCTTGAGCTTTCCGGCGGAGAGCCGGAGCGTCTCACCAACACGGGCACCGGTGCCGGTTCCCTGCTGGGTGCTGACACTCCGACGCCCAGCGACGACGGCGAATGGCTGTTCTTCCTGGCCTCGGAACTCTCCGCCTCCGGCACTGACTTCGTGGCGCGCAACACCTCGCTGTACGTCATGCCGTCGGACGCTTCAGCACCGGCCGTCCGGCTCACGGACCCGGAAAACGTCGATCTGGCGGAGGGCGGCATCGTCCCGGCCGGCGGTTCGGCCGTCCTCGTATTCAACCGCACCCGGGGCACCGTGGAACTGCTGCAAATCAATGCCTGGGGGGAGCAGCAGGTGCTTGTCAGCGGTCCCCGCGTGATCCAGGGAGCAGCGGCAGCTGCCGGCGCCGTCGTCGTCAGCTATGCGGACGCAGACACCATGGGAGAAGTGGCTGCGGTGGAAGCAGGCCGGCTCCGGACCCTGACGGATTTCTCCGCACGGCTGCGGTCGCGGGCCCTGCCGGTTCCCGTGGAAGAGGAAACGCACCCGTCCCGGGACGGGTACCCGGTGCACGGCTGGGTGGTTCTTCCCGAAGGGCCGGGCCCGCATCCGGTGCTGCTCAACATCCACGGCGGTCCGTTCGCCCAGTTCGATTGCGCGTACTTCGACGAAGCGCAGGCTTACGCAGCGGCTGGATACGCGGTGGTGCAGTGCAACCCGCGCGGATCGGCCGGATACGGTCAGGAACACGGCAGGGTGATCAAGGAAGCCATGGGGACGGTGGACCTGGATGACGTCCTGTCCTTCCTGGAGGGCGTGCTCCGGGCCCATCCGGACTTGGACGGCGAGCGGTTGGGGGTGATGGGTGGTTCCTACGGCGGATATCTCAGCGCGTGGACGATCGCCAATGACCACCGGTTCACTGCCGCCATTGTGGAACGCGGGTTCCTGGATCCGCTGTCCTTCATAGGTTCCGCTGACATCGGCTGGTTCTTCAGCGCCGCCTATACCGGGGCTGACCCGGACAAGGTGCTGTCACAGAGTCCGATGGCCAGGGTTGGAGAGGTGCGCACACCAACCCTGGTGATCCACTCAGAAGAGGACCTTCGCTGCCCCGTGGAGCAGGCACAGCGCTATTACACGGCGCTCAAACAGCACGGCGTTCCCGCGGAACTGCTGCTGTTCCCCGGTGAAAACCACGAACTGTCCCGGGCCGGAACACCCTGGCACCGGCGGCAGCGCTTCGAGCACATCCTGCGCTGGTGGGCACGGTGGCTGCCGACGCCTGCGAACCAGGGGGAGACCGCCGGGCTTTCGGACGCCGTCGTCGCCTAG